One Candidatus Zixiibacteriota bacterium genomic window carries:
- a CDS encoding STAS domain-containing protein, with product MESISISLSESGPERAVSEIRVDGVIDTLTAGELEEVIDSLLKRGRYRLILDLAGVDYISSAGWGIFISHIKDVRSRGGDIKLAGMIPNVREIYELLEFDNVLHAYPSMDEARTTFDFTAPHEEPKKKAGK from the coding sequence ATGGAGTCTATCAGCATTTCGTTGTCGGAGAGCGGACCGGAACGAGCTGTCTCAGAGATCAGAGTAGATGGCGTCATCGACACGCTGACGGCAGGGGAACTTGAGGAAGTCATAGACTCGCTCCTCAAGCGGGGGCGCTATCGCCTCATTCTCGATCTGGCGGGTGTTGACTATATCTCCTCGGCCGGATGGGGGATATTCATTTCACACATCAAGGACGTACGGTCTCGCGGCGGTGACATCAAGCTGGCAGGTATGATCCCCAACGTGCGGGAGATATACGAGCTGCTCGAATTCGACAATGTCCTGCATGCTTACCCAAGCATGGATGAGGCGCGCACGACGTTTGATTTCACTGCTCCCCACGAAGAACCAAAAAAAAAAGCCGGGAAGTAA
- a CDS encoding PorV/PorQ family protein, whose product MNHCYRLLMLCALSAVPVVAMADDAGRESIFSLGVGSRALGMGGGYTSLANDASAVYYNPSALPDVDFQQVSLMHATLFEGTIFDAVSWVYPVTQRTGFGVGFMRAGTGDLIRRRNYVDLGRFDYATWQFLLSYGRRLEQNISVGLSLKIVNQSLGEFSDYGIGGDLGFKIAPHHHLSFGLAMHDLVPPRLMLDSATEDVPLSVVGGASLHSVGLSRTMKLTATCDLEMVEHRSTKIHAGGELLFYENYALRCGYDRDNLSFGAGLAKGHVKIDYAYKLIKYLQDSHRFTLSFLIGESMTQQEARRAAEEAQRGTRLLEDERKRQFEFYKRKGDEFYRQFRLDSALANFQRALAFDENNQEVIGTVAAVDNALRVQREEEQRIQQARSEMERSIAAYFDQAKAFYDKKYYSAASDLLALIFDIDPNNAEASVLQEQIQAARSDEIERTLQSARTASEQGRTLDAITAYSRVLELDSTNAEVRQARAKALSSLDVAQQLNLGIALYNKGRFNDATRQFQAVLKANPEEPLALEYMHKLTTQPRQASTLEDLQRDKQIWPLYLDGLRHMRNRDYEQAIEAWEKVLEAYPDNANARDNLEQARLRLKAEKPD is encoded by the coding sequence ATGAATCACTGCTACCGGCTACTGATGCTGTGCGCCCTTTCTGCTGTCCCGGTTGTCGCGATGGCTGATGATGCCGGACGTGAGAGCATTTTCTCGCTTGGCGTCGGCTCGCGGGCGCTTGGAATGGGAGGCGGCTATACGTCGCTGGCCAACGACGCCTCGGCTGTCTACTACAATCCATCGGCATTGCCGGATGTCGATTTCCAGCAGGTTTCTCTCATGCATGCGACACTTTTTGAGGGGACCATTTTCGATGCCGTCTCCTGGGTCTACCCGGTCACGCAGCGGACCGGATTCGGCGTTGGCTTCATGCGGGCGGGGACCGGAGATCTGATTCGCCGTCGGAACTATGTCGATCTGGGCCGTTTCGACTATGCCACCTGGCAGTTCCTGCTGTCGTACGGTCGCCGGCTCGAACAGAACATCTCGGTCGGTTTGAGCCTGAAAATAGTCAATCAGTCGTTGGGTGAGTTTTCCGACTACGGCATCGGCGGCGATCTTGGTTTCAAGATCGCACCGCATCATCACCTCTCGTTTGGGCTTGCCATGCACGATCTGGTCCCGCCACGCCTTATGCTGGATTCGGCGACTGAAGATGTGCCGCTATCGGTTGTGGGCGGCGCCTCGCTGCACTCCGTGGGGCTGTCGAGGACCATGAAATTGACGGCGACTTGTGATCTGGAAATGGTTGAACATCGCTCGACCAAAATACACGCCGGTGGTGAGTTACTATTCTACGAGAACTATGCGTTGCGCTGTGGCTACGACAGGGACAATCTCTCCTTCGGCGCCGGATTGGCCAAAGGGCATGTGAAAATCGATTACGCCTACAAGCTGATCAAGTACCTGCAGGACAGCCACCGTTTCACTCTCTCCTTCTTGATCGGGGAGTCCATGACTCAGCAGGAGGCCCGGCGGGCGGCCGAAGAGGCGCAGCGCGGCACGCGACTGCTTGAGGACGAGCGGAAACGACAGTTTGAGTTTTATAAGAGAAAAGGGGATGAATTCTACCGCCAGTTCCGGCTCGATTCGGCGCTGGCCAATTTTCAGCGCGCTCTGGCGTTCGACGAAAACAACCAGGAAGTGATCGGTACGGTGGCCGCGGTCGACAATGCTCTCCGGGTGCAGCGCGAGGAAGAGCAGCGGATCCAGCAGGCGCGGTCGGAAATGGAGAGATCGATCGCCGCTTATTTCGATCAGGCCAAAGCATTTTATGACAAGAAATACTATTCCGCGGCCAGCGACCTGCTGGCCTTGATATTCGACATCGATCCCAACAACGCCGAGGCAAGTGTCCTTCAGGAGCAGATTCAAGCCGCACGGAGCGACGAAATCGAGCGTACACTGCAGTCGGCGCGGACAGCATCCGAGCAGGGAAGGACCCTCGATGCCATCACCGCCTACTCTCGCGTGCTTGAGCTTGATTCCACCAATGCTGAGGTGCGTCAGGCCCGCGCCAAAGCGCTTTCGAGCCTCGACGTTGCCCAGCAGCTCAACCTGGGAATCGCCCTGTACAACAAGGGACGCTTCAATGATGCTACGAGGCAGTTCCAGGCGGTGCTCAAGGCTAATCCCGAAGAGCCGCTGGCTTTGGAGTACATGCACAAACTCACGACTCAGCCCCGGCAGGCCTCGACGCTCGAGGATCTCCAGCGCGACAAACAGATATGGCCGCTCTACCTCGATGGTTTGCGCCACATGCGCAACAGAGACTACGAACAGGCAATCGAGGCGTGGGAGAAGGTGCTCGAAGCGTATCCTGACAACGCCAACGCCAGGGATAACCTCGAACAAGCCAGACTCCGCTTGAAAGCAGAGAAACCCGACTAA
- a CDS encoding SpoIIE family protein phosphatase → MFNRPIKEIDAEFPAEERYLEGIRRLAKESCTAANMPQKDTASVLLALEEGATNIIRHAYLYEKGLLRFRIVIYKRLIAFSLIDSGRSFEPQGGGRVDLAKLVESGRKGGLGFYMIQKIMDSVEYISSGGYNELRMIKRIEKPFTSAPPLLRRLFTLRVKFSFWTFFIVSLIVAGAFYYVDSRTTREVYAHLDQTVEALGKTIADQAAGYILNRRSDVEFDELIVSYVRSNPMLRQVVLTDNAGLIMAHSEDIRNIRKPYRVPAEVASDAIGEPVRFESGGAGMNYVALPIKTGERTLGLVHVTYSSQQMHTLLADARRKTLVVTAGLLFIGICGIYLLSNYFVKPIAKITERVRRFSSGDLETELPLEGADEFFEISRALNDMMTRLSRDRRNVIEREKMAKEIEVASQIQKTLLPQQLPQLPGMEIETFYRAASMVGGDLYDVFAIGEDRYCLVVADVSGKGVPASLVMSMLRTVIQIQAKNAVSVRQTMLSVNDYLVKNVPPGMFITVLMVLYDARHRRIHVVSAGHTPMLFYRASSRELIRVNPGGMPLGVDVTLGKGFSEGLEELSLDLAPGDLFFIYTDGVTEATDNEHHQYGFDRLARFMADHLRNGHPPSLGWLSAELVNELDSFSGFVKQADDITFIMAQAVRQSD, encoded by the coding sequence ATGTTCAACCGCCCCATCAAAGAGATCGACGCCGAATTCCCAGCTGAAGAGAGATATCTGGAGGGGATACGCCGGCTGGCGAAAGAAAGCTGCACAGCGGCCAACATGCCGCAGAAGGATACGGCATCAGTCCTGCTCGCACTCGAGGAAGGGGCGACCAATATCATTCGCCACGCCTACCTGTACGAAAAGGGGCTGCTGCGTTTTCGGATCGTCATTTACAAACGGCTCATCGCGTTTTCGCTGATAGATTCCGGCCGATCGTTTGAACCGCAGGGAGGCGGGCGGGTCGACCTCGCCAAGCTGGTCGAGTCCGGGCGCAAAGGCGGGCTCGGCTTTTACATGATCCAGAAGATCATGGATTCCGTGGAGTATATCTCATCGGGCGGCTACAACGAGCTGCGCATGATCAAACGGATCGAGAAGCCGTTTACGTCGGCGCCGCCGCTTCTCCGGCGCCTGTTCACGCTTCGGGTCAAGTTCTCGTTCTGGACCTTCTTCATCGTCAGCCTGATCGTGGCCGGGGCCTTTTACTATGTCGACAGCCGCACCACCCGGGAAGTGTATGCTCATCTCGATCAGACGGTCGAGGCGCTCGGCAAAACCATCGCGGATCAGGCGGCCGGGTACATTCTGAATCGGCGGAGCGATGTCGAGTTCGACGAATTGATCGTCAGTTACGTACGGTCCAACCCCATGCTCCGGCAGGTCGTCCTCACGGACAACGCCGGACTCATCATGGCGCATTCCGAGGACATCCGCAATATCCGCAAACCGTATCGGGTACCGGCGGAAGTGGCGTCCGATGCGATCGGGGAACCGGTCCGTTTCGAATCAGGCGGGGCGGGCATGAACTATGTCGCGCTGCCGATCAAGACGGGTGAACGGACGCTCGGTCTCGTTCATGTCACGTACTCGTCACAACAGATGCACACCTTGCTTGCCGATGCCAGGCGCAAAACGCTGGTGGTGACCGCCGGGCTGCTCTTTATCGGTATTTGCGGGATATACCTGCTTTCTAACTACTTCGTCAAGCCGATCGCCAAAATCACCGAGCGCGTGCGCCGGTTCTCATCGGGTGATCTTGAAACCGAACTGCCGTTGGAGGGAGCCGACGAGTTCTTCGAGATCAGTCGCGCTCTGAACGACATGATGACCCGGCTGAGCCGGGACCGTCGCAATGTTATCGAACGGGAGAAGATGGCCAAAGAGATCGAGGTCGCCTCACAGATCCAGAAGACACTTCTCCCGCAGCAGTTGCCACAGCTCCCCGGCATGGAGATCGAGACGTTTTATCGCGCCGCCTCAATGGTGGGCGGAGACCTGTACGACGTGTTCGCCATCGGCGAGGATCGATACTGTCTGGTGGTCGCAGACGTTTCCGGGAAAGGGGTGCCGGCTTCGCTAGTCATGTCAATGCTCCGCACGGTCATTCAGATCCAGGCCAAAAACGCCGTGTCGGTCCGCCAGACAATGCTGTCGGTCAATGATTACCTCGTGAAAAACGTCCCGCCTGGAATGTTCATCACGGTCCTAATGGTGTTGTACGATGCCCGCCACCGGCGCATCCATGTTGTCTCCGCGGGGCATACGCCGATGCTTTTTTATCGTGCTTCCAGCCGCGAACTGATCCGGGTCAATCCGGGTGGCATGCCGTTGGGCGTTGATGTTACTTTGGGCAAGGGGTTCTCCGAGGGACTCGAAGAGTTGTCACTTGATCTCGCACCTGGCGACCTGTTCTTCATCTACACTGATGGTGTCACCGAAGCCACCGACAACGAACATCATCAATACGGCTTCGACCGCCTGGCACGTTTCATGGCCGATCACTTGCGCAACGGGCACCCGCCCAGCCTTGGGTGGCTGTCGGCGGAACTGGTGAACGAGCTCGATTCCTTTTCCGGATTCGTCAAACAGGCCGATGACATCACGTTCATTATGGCTCAGGCTGTCCGCCAGTCGGACTGA
- a CDS encoding GGDEF domain-containing protein gives MDLALDTQLALIILLGILVVVLSFLLFTRIRAEKQRQSAIERMDVAQFIDFLRTNSVEGTIQVVAGKVSELLKSTFACERIVFLRKQRGFLELNYYHGIRRFNRIDFRMRFSPAIVERVRDSFAPRSVTSLSAELPDLLASRLKEYELDTFFPIFWRDNLYGVYFVKNSLGTITPTFALLVAGLAQSLSAAYHIKWHETRYEKLLQKMTDEVQRTAVPTADSKRMSTSILRLVRHRNSESLVPRLMESVQQELGLSRLVYCYEPKDDQSAVQLISSGLPAKMAAPERRWFSELLSRIGQEGVAEIDTLISDHESSPWPRQMREAGIKFLTRFPLSPRRSGLLALSGERPAAELGRLLAALQHPTQELYDNAEQFEQVEALSYTDNLTGLANQRYFCKRLSEEIDRARRYHRSLALIIFDMDDLKGINDRFGHQAGDTVLRRMGQILRTSIRAIDIIARYGGDEFCVIMPEADGATCERFMQRLQIKIAGSRFIVPEADLEMNFTISQGGATFPDHASDTEKLIFMADMALLRAKDMGRNACVLYSQALQTER, from the coding sequence ATGGACTTGGCACTCGACACCCAATTGGCCCTTATCATCCTACTGGGCATCCTGGTGGTGGTGCTGTCGTTTCTGCTTTTCACCCGAATCCGCGCCGAGAAACAGCGACAGTCCGCTATCGAACGGATGGATGTCGCCCAATTCATCGATTTTTTGCGTACCAACAGCGTTGAAGGTACGATCCAGGTGGTTGCCGGCAAAGTATCGGAACTCCTGAAATCCACCTTTGCATGCGAACGCATAGTCTTCCTTCGCAAGCAGCGCGGATTCCTTGAATTGAACTACTATCACGGCATCCGGAGGTTTAATCGGATCGACTTCCGCATGCGATTTTCGCCGGCCATAGTCGAGCGTGTGCGTGACAGCTTCGCCCCTCGTTCAGTAACATCGCTCAGCGCAGAGCTCCCCGACCTGCTGGCCAGTCGTCTGAAGGAATACGAACTGGACACCTTCTTTCCGATTTTCTGGCGGGACAACCTGTATGGAGTGTATTTCGTCAAGAACTCGCTCGGCACTATCACGCCGACATTCGCGTTGCTGGTGGCCGGGCTGGCGCAGTCGTTGTCGGCGGCGTATCACATCAAGTGGCACGAGACCCGCTACGAGAAGCTCCTCCAGAAGATGACCGATGAGGTGCAGCGCACTGCCGTGCCCACCGCCGATAGCAAGCGCATGTCTACGTCGATTCTCCGCCTGGTGCGACATCGCAATTCCGAGAGTCTGGTCCCCAGGCTCATGGAATCCGTGCAGCAGGAACTCGGCTTGAGCCGCCTGGTGTATTGCTACGAGCCGAAGGATGATCAGTCTGCGGTGCAACTGATATCGAGCGGCCTTCCTGCAAAGATGGCCGCACCTGAACGGCGCTGGTTCAGCGAATTGCTGAGCCGGATTGGACAGGAGGGGGTGGCCGAAATCGATACGCTGATATCCGATCACGAAAGCTCGCCGTGGCCGCGGCAAATGCGTGAAGCCGGTATCAAGTTTCTCACGCGATTTCCATTATCGCCCCGCCGATCCGGCTTGTTGGCGCTGAGCGGCGAGCGCCCTGCGGCCGAATTGGGACGACTGCTGGCGGCACTGCAGCACCCCACCCAGGAGTTGTACGACAACGCGGAACAGTTCGAGCAGGTCGAAGCGCTGTCGTACACCGACAACCTGACCGGACTGGCGAATCAACGCTATTTCTGCAAGCGATTGTCCGAGGAGATCGACCGCGCCCGAAGGTATCACCGGTCGCTGGCGCTGATAATCTTCGATATGGACGACTTGAAAGGGATAAACGACCGATTTGGCCATCAGGCGGGTGACACCGTACTTAGGCGGATGGGTCAGATACTACGCACGTCGATCCGCGCGATCGACATTATCGCCCGGTACGGTGGCGACGAGTTCTGTGTGATCATGCCGGAAGCCGATGGCGCCACTTGCGAGCGGTTCATGCAGCGCCTCCAGATTAAGATCGCAGGTTCGCGATTCATCGTTCCCGAAGCGGACCTCGAAATGAACTTCACTATTTCGCAAGGGGGAGCGACCTTTCCTGACCACGCTTCCGATACGGAGAAGCTCATTTTCATGGCCGACATGGCTCTGTTACGGGCGAAGGACATGGGCCGGAACGCCTGCGTCCTTTATAGCCAGGCTCTCCAGACCGAGAGGTAA
- a CDS encoding CpsD/CapB family tyrosine-protein kinase, producing the protein MAHHTISIIDFFSLESALATEFRRLLNTLQNPLHDHELKSVLVTSAMLSEGKSTVCAFLAVTAAKKGLRTLLVDSDLRRPSLHKLFVMPRELGLVDVLAEGAAGKSVVKKTSLDKLDLVTAGKVVAHPAEVFDAPAIGRLIAEMKFYYDLIVVDSAPIIPVSDPMLLAPEMDGVLIVVRAGSTQRDVVHRAKEIMGAATNRVLGIVLNNAENSLPYYYDQGYYGYDYGQKAPGGGKSGVRNNSRNHNGSESRKAAPPDEKKKVTP; encoded by the coding sequence ATGGCCCATCATACGATCTCTATCATCGATTTCTTCAGTCTCGAAAGCGCTCTGGCGACTGAATTTCGACGGCTTCTGAACACGCTGCAGAATCCTTTGCACGATCATGAATTGAAATCAGTGCTGGTAACCTCGGCCATGTTGTCTGAAGGCAAATCGACCGTGTGCGCGTTTCTGGCGGTTACTGCAGCCAAAAAGGGTCTGCGCACGCTGCTGGTCGACAGCGACCTTAGGCGACCCAGTCTCCACAAGCTGTTCGTCATGCCGCGGGAGTTGGGACTGGTTGATGTCCTGGCTGAAGGGGCTGCAGGAAAGAGTGTGGTCAAAAAGACCAGCCTTGATAAGCTTGACCTGGTGACGGCCGGCAAGGTGGTGGCGCATCCGGCCGAAGTGTTTGACGCCCCGGCGATCGGTCGCCTGATTGCAGAAATGAAGTTCTACTACGACCTCATTGTCGTTGACTCCGCGCCCATTATTCCGGTGTCTGACCCGATGCTGCTGGCTCCGGAAATGGATGGTGTTCTGATAGTGGTTCGGGCCGGTTCCACCCAGCGGGATGTTGTTCACCGCGCCAAGGAGATCATGGGAGCTGCTACCAACCGGGTGCTGGGAATCGTCTTGAATAACGCCGAGAACAGCCTGCCGTACTACTACGATCAGGGGTACTATGGTTATGATTACGGGCAGAAGGCTCCGGGCGGCGGAAAGTCCGGCGTCAGGAACAACTCCAGGAATCACAACGGTTCCGAATCTCGCAAGGCGGCTCCGCCTGACGAGAAGAAGAAAGTCACTCCCTGA
- a CDS encoding bifunctional 5,10-methylenetetrahydrofolate dehydrogenase/5,10-methenyltetrahydrofolate cyclohydrolase, with translation MDGVIIDGKLVADIIRKKLNGRIAALAASGVTPGLAAVLVGDNPASKTYVNAKAKACQELGLYSEVIRRPATLTPEELFGIVKQLNARPEIHGILVQSPLPGHLDELTVTLAVDPSKDVDGFHPYNVGLMLLGRGTLLPCTPHGIIKLLEHYQIDPSGREVVVVGRSNIVGKPVAALLMQKGKMANATVTIAHSHSRDLPGITRRADILIAAIGKPRTITGDMIKPGAVVIDVGVNRVDDATSAKGYRLVGDVDFGTCVAKASYITPVPGGVGPMTIAMLMANTVTAAENLTHGVRG, from the coding sequence GTGGACGGCGTCATAATCGACGGGAAGCTGGTAGCCGATATAATCCGCAAAAAGCTGAACGGGCGAATCGCGGCACTTGCCGCGTCCGGCGTGACGCCGGGCCTGGCTGCCGTGCTGGTGGGCGACAACCCTGCCTCCAAAACTTATGTCAACGCCAAAGCCAAGGCATGTCAGGAACTAGGACTCTATTCCGAAGTGATCCGGCGGCCGGCGACGCTGACACCGGAGGAGCTTTTCGGGATTGTGAAGCAACTGAACGCCCGTCCCGAGATCCACGGCATTCTCGTTCAGTCACCGCTGCCCGGTCACCTCGATGAACTGACTGTAACGTTAGCCGTAGATCCGTCCAAGGACGTCGATGGTTTCCACCCGTATAACGTTGGGCTGATGCTGCTCGGTCGTGGAACGCTTTTGCCGTGCACGCCGCACGGCATCATCAAGTTGCTCGAACATTATCAGATCGATCCATCCGGTCGTGAAGTAGTGGTCGTGGGCCGCTCGAATATCGTCGGTAAACCGGTGGCCGCGCTCTTGATGCAGAAAGGGAAGATGGCCAATGCGACGGTCACCATCGCTCACTCGCATTCCAGGGATCTCCCGGGCATTACTCGTCGCGCCGACATTCTGATCGCTGCGATCGGAAAACCGCGGACAATTACCGGTGACATGATCAAACCAGGAGCAGTGGTGATCGATGTGGGTGTCAACCGGGTCGACGATGCGACCTCGGCCAAAGGGTACCGTCTGGTCGGCGATGTGGATTTTGGTACCTGCGTAGCAAAGGCCTCCTACATAACGCCGGTCCCAGGTGGCGTAGGACCGATGACTATCGCCATGCTCATGGCCAATACGGTTACCGCTGCCGAAAATCTCACACACGGCGTACGCGGATAG
- a CDS encoding TIGR00282 family metallophosphoesterase, with translation MSEFTIMFIADICGRPGRQAVAHLCKSLKEQYAANYVIANVENAAGGFGVTPEMSRKIFSYGVDLQTSGNHIWDRVDIIEYLEARPKLLRPANYPYGVPGAGVYLDTCGEFKVGVVNLMGRTYMSDTDCPFRVARREVAQLTNSTNIIFVDFHAEATSEKQAMAYYLDGRVSAVIGTHTHVQTADEQISEKGTAYLTDAGMTGPHDSIIGMEKGPSLGRFLTGMPKRFTTASGDVKLSGVIVKVEPESGRATHIERFMVAFDIAKVGANAIQVED, from the coding sequence ATGTCCGAGTTCACCATTATGTTCATCGCCGATATTTGCGGTCGCCCGGGTCGGCAGGCAGTCGCTCATCTGTGCAAATCGCTCAAAGAACAGTATGCTGCGAATTATGTCATAGCCAATGTCGAGAACGCCGCCGGCGGGTTTGGCGTAACACCCGAGATGTCTCGCAAAATCTTCAGCTACGGCGTTGACCTACAGACCTCAGGCAACCACATCTGGGACCGGGTGGACATTATCGAATATCTGGAGGCCCGCCCAAAACTGTTGCGTCCGGCCAATTATCCATACGGCGTGCCCGGTGCCGGCGTCTATCTCGACACGTGCGGTGAATTCAAGGTCGGCGTCGTGAATCTGATGGGCCGGACCTACATGAGCGACACCGATTGCCCGTTTCGGGTCGCCCGGCGCGAGGTTGCCCAGTTGACCAACAGCACGAATATCATTTTCGTTGATTTTCACGCTGAGGCCACGTCTGAGAAGCAAGCGATGGCGTATTATCTTGATGGTCGCGTGTCAGCCGTGATTGGAACTCATACACACGTGCAGACGGCCGACGAGCAGATCTCCGAAAAGGGAACCGCGTACCTTACCGATGCCGGCATGACCGGCCCGCACGATTCTATCATCGGCATGGAAAAGGGACCGTCGCTGGGACGGTTTCTGACCGGCATGCCCAAGCGGTTCACCACTGCAAGTGGGGACGTCAAGCTGTCCGGCGTGATCGTTAAGGTGGAGCCGGAGTCAGGCAGAGCCACGCATATTGAACGCTTCATGGTAGCTTTCGATATTGCCAAGGTCGGTGCCAACGCCATTCAGGTGGAAGATTGA
- a CDS encoding polysaccharide biosynthesis/export family protein, which translates to MRYMEFARSVLLVTAAALCLGMSLRAAEYKIGAEDALEVTFWQDNRLNKTVRVGQDGKITLDIIGQIDAAGKTTVELQNDIVRQISRLNSNISQAVVRVTEYNHNYVFVTGQARTPGKRTFEEIPDLWTIINEAGGASETGDLSRVAIIRGGEDAGKVEVVNVSAAIASGQVGKLPKIRRQDTIEIPRTPGGLTSPDLAQSQERRSVVFVYGAVNRPGPIEFQQNMDIAEVIAAAGGERADADLKRVRVLTKDNNFYSQSFQYDLEKYSKSGKPARYTMRKEDAFIVPAKRGGFLGLRLDVQTLATLATTTTTVILLIDRLGQNDRGTTVNVR; encoded by the coding sequence ATGAGGTACATGGAGTTTGCGCGTTCGGTGTTGTTGGTGACCGCGGCGGCCCTGTGCCTGGGCATGTCGCTGCGGGCCGCCGAATACAAGATCGGCGCCGAAGATGCTCTGGAAGTAACGTTTTGGCAGGACAATCGCCTTAACAAGACCGTTCGCGTGGGGCAGGACGGCAAGATCACACTCGATATCATTGGACAGATCGATGCCGCTGGCAAGACGACAGTCGAGTTGCAAAACGACATCGTGCGGCAGATCTCCCGTCTTAATTCCAATATCTCGCAGGCTGTTGTGCGAGTCACTGAGTATAACCACAACTACGTTTTCGTCACCGGGCAGGCCCGCACTCCCGGCAAGCGGACCTTTGAAGAAATACCTGACTTGTGGACGATCATCAACGAAGCCGGTGGGGCTTCGGAGACCGGAGACCTGTCACGAGTTGCCATCATCAGGGGAGGCGAGGATGCGGGCAAAGTCGAGGTCGTGAATGTCAGCGCTGCGATCGCGTCCGGCCAGGTCGGGAAACTGCCGAAGATCCGCCGCCAGGACACGATCGAGATACCGCGGACGCCAGGAGGGCTGACGTCGCCTGACCTCGCCCAGAGCCAGGAACGCCGTAGTGTCGTATTCGTCTACGGAGCGGTGAATCGTCCCGGTCCGATCGAGTTCCAGCAGAATATGGATATTGCCGAAGTCATCGCCGCAGCGGGTGGCGAACGCGCCGATGCCGATTTGAAGCGCGTAAGAGTATTGACGAAGGACAACAACTTCTATAGCCAATCGTTTCAGTACGATCTGGAGAAGTATTCAAAATCAGGGAAACCTGCCCGCTATACCATGCGTAAAGAGGACGCGTTTATCGTGCCGGCCAAACGTGGTGGGTTTTTGGGGCTGCGGCTCGACGTGCAGACGCTGGCGACCCTGGCCACCACGACCACCACGGTCATCCTGTTGATAGACCGACTTGGTCAAAACGACCGCGGCACGACCGTCAACGTCCGCTGA
- a CDS encoding tetratricopeptide repeat protein → METYRLSSKLREKDKEYLIQTANDANLGLVATTIFVDGILTETTNCPHPDDIRPQEVLSLVKASHEEKKKEIETLLQSYRRVLESGEAETMHHLGTAFYYKGFYQEARELFRAATSIDPNHHQALNQLALTELALGNVRTAILAAQAAVAKRPRYADYHNNLGESFLADGACHKAIMEFEEAISINLYYADAYFNLGLAQLLNAQAFPDREQTQDRIARMTDCFYKASLINTAYQGQSLDEGLAALKDGDLNRALHTFKSIRETKKEHHRQEFAGFHMKLILFPEWASEKAVTDRIEFLTQEIRKNPAYVDLQAELAQCYLEQGRIAWQKGVEQYKQAADINPSLANLQTALEQAQALYGHLCATVSTISEKSS, encoded by the coding sequence ATGGAAACCTATCGACTGAGCAGTAAACTTCGCGAGAAGGACAAAGAATACCTGATCCAGACGGCCAATGATGCCAACCTGGGGCTCGTGGCCACGACCATTTTCGTGGACGGCATCCTCACTGAAACCACCAATTGTCCCCATCCGGATGACATCCGACCGCAGGAAGTGCTGTCGCTGGTGAAGGCGTCGCACGAAGAAAAGAAAAAAGAGATCGAAACACTTCTGCAGTCGTACCGGCGGGTTCTGGAGTCCGGCGAGGCCGAGACGATGCATCACCTCGGCACGGCGTTTTATTATAAGGGGTTCTATCAAGAAGCACGCGAGCTGTTTCGGGCTGCGACGTCGATCGACCCCAACCATCACCAGGCGCTCAATCAACTGGCTCTCACCGAGCTGGCTCTCGGGAATGTCCGTACGGCGATACTTGCGGCGCAGGCTGCGGTGGCGAAACGCCCGCGATATGCAGACTACCATAATAATCTCGGCGAGTCTTTTCTGGCCGATGGCGCCTGTCATAAGGCGATCATGGAATTCGAGGAGGCGATCAGCATCAATCTGTATTATGCCGATGCCTATTTCAATCTCGGGCTGGCTCAGTTGCTCAACGCCCAGGCGTTCCCCGATCGGGAACAGACCCAGGACCGGATCGCACGTATGACCGACTGCTTCTACAAAGCGTCACTCATCAACACCGCCTATCAGGGGCAATCGCTTGACGAAGGTCTGGCGGCGCTGAAAGACGGTGATCTCAATCGGGCGTTGCACACATTCAAGTCCATCAGAGAAACGAAAAAGGAGCACCACCGACAGGAATTCGCGGGCTTCCATATGAAGTTGATCCTGTTCCCGGAGTGGGCTTCGGAAAAAGCCGTGACGGACCGCATCGAATTTCTGACCCAGGAGATCAGGAAGAACCCGGCGTATGTGGACCTTCAGGCGGAGCTCGCCCAATGCTACCTCGAGCAGGGCCGGATCGCCTGGCAGAAGGGCGTCGAGCAGTATAAGCAAGCCGCCGATATCAACCCTTCGCTTGCAAACCTTCAGACCGCCCTCGAGCAGGCCCAGGCACTCTACGGCCACTTGTGTGCCACGGTCAGTACCATCTCGGAGAAGTCGAGCTGA